One genomic window of Polyangiaceae bacterium includes the following:
- a CDS encoding peptidyl-prolyl cis-trans isomerase, whose product MREPLLHFAWLAALLIWLTPRPPDARSIELSPSQIDALTKSFELKSKRPPTDVERAQLINEYLSDEVLKREAISMGLHETDPVVRRRLIQSLDYLAESQGEPAPPTDVELAAELSAHPERYQVPEELDFEQVFLRAGPDLDARVAALEPRLVVQPALAPRGSGGEAQHQPSATPVADLELGDAFLAGRRFVRRSERQVEARFGAPLAKALFEQARLPGNTGKWLGPFESRYGKHWVRVEARHAPRTQRLDEARGALGAAVLEQRRQAAHTDFIRRTAARYRIRVAGESWQLAPSEHAP is encoded by the coding sequence TTGCGCGAGCCGCTCCTGCACTTCGCCTGGCTCGCAGCGCTGTTGATTTGGCTCACCCCGCGACCGCCAGACGCGCGATCGATCGAGCTTTCTCCAAGCCAGATCGATGCGCTGACCAAATCCTTCGAGCTCAAGAGCAAGCGCCCTCCGACGGACGTCGAGCGTGCTCAGCTGATCAACGAATACCTGAGCGACGAGGTCTTGAAGCGTGAGGCGATCAGTATGGGCCTCCACGAGACGGATCCCGTGGTGAGGCGTCGTCTGATCCAGTCCTTAGATTACCTGGCGGAAAGTCAAGGGGAGCCAGCTCCCCCGACGGATGTCGAGCTGGCCGCGGAGCTGTCCGCGCACCCGGAGCGCTATCAGGTGCCCGAGGAGCTCGACTTCGAGCAAGTCTTCCTGCGCGCAGGACCCGATCTCGACGCGCGAGTCGCGGCGCTTGAGCCCAGGCTCGTCGTCCAGCCGGCGTTAGCTCCTCGCGGATCAGGGGGGGAGGCGCAACATCAACCGTCCGCTACTCCCGTGGCGGATCTCGAGCTAGGCGATGCGTTTCTGGCGGGTCGGCGCTTCGTTCGTCGATCCGAGCGGCAAGTCGAGGCGCGCTTCGGCGCACCGCTCGCGAAGGCGCTCTTCGAGCAGGCGCGCCTGCCAGGCAACACCGGCAAGTGGCTTGGGCCGTTCGAGTCTCGCTACGGAAAGCACTGGGTGCGAGTCGAAGCTCGTCACGCGCCGCGAACTCAGCGGTTGGATGAGGCACGGGGCGCTCTCGGTGCCGCAGTGCTGGAACAGCGCCGCCAAGCGGCTCACACGGACTTCATCCGCCGCACCGCAGCCCGTTACCGCATTCGCGTCGCTGGAGAGTCTTGGCAGCTGGCGCCATCCGAGCACGCGCCGTGA
- a CDS encoding HupE/UreJ family protein: MSSRSVSAVLSHSVGWCVAFAVACCLLLSPTRADAHALAPIVVRTLESRAQGMLLSVRFPTPEQAAGGLEISGCDTAPLEQALSSGTLWSGALECDAGTPHYVRFPAGTPTGVLWEDARGAQPEVQLFGEQPPGFRFLVPARATGPALAGYFTQGIGHVWSGWDHLLFVACLVLLSGPWWLATSVRRLFAVVTLFTVAHSLSLALSVAVGGLGSPGVEAAIALSVAFAAREVVLRLGAQELEPDRVATRRLYWTAALFGLLHGLGFASALLELGLPKGQVPAALLLFNLGVELGQVSVVSALLVCLCIVPRRGVRPLALTLSYAAGALALFWMVQRVRGV, translated from the coding sequence GTGAGCTCGCGCTCTGTTTCCGCGGTGCTCAGCCACTCGGTGGGCTGGTGCGTCGCCTTCGCGGTAGCTTGTTGCCTACTGCTCAGCCCGACTCGGGCCGATGCGCACGCTCTGGCTCCCATCGTGGTGCGCACGCTGGAATCGCGCGCTCAGGGCATGTTGTTGAGCGTGCGCTTCCCGACACCGGAGCAAGCAGCGGGGGGGCTCGAGATCAGCGGTTGCGACACGGCGCCGCTCGAGCAGGCGCTCTCGAGCGGCACGCTCTGGTCTGGCGCGCTCGAGTGTGATGCTGGTACCCCACACTATGTGCGTTTCCCCGCGGGTACGCCAACCGGTGTGTTGTGGGAGGACGCGCGGGGCGCCCAGCCAGAGGTGCAGCTATTCGGCGAGCAGCCGCCTGGGTTTCGCTTCTTGGTCCCCGCTCGAGCCACCGGGCCGGCGCTCGCGGGCTACTTCACCCAGGGCATTGGGCATGTGTGGTCCGGCTGGGACCACCTGTTGTTCGTCGCGTGCCTGGTGTTGCTCTCAGGTCCTTGGTGGCTCGCGACCAGCGTGCGCAGGCTGTTCGCCGTGGTGACGTTATTCACCGTCGCTCACAGCCTGAGCCTGGCGCTCAGCGTGGCCGTCGGTGGCCTCGGCAGCCCTGGCGTGGAAGCGGCAATCGCACTCAGCGTGGCGTTTGCGGCGCGTGAAGTCGTGCTGCGCTTGGGAGCGCAGGAGCTCGAGCCTGACCGTGTGGCGACACGCCGCTTGTACTGGACTGCGGCGCTGTTTGGCTTGTTGCACGGCCTCGGCTTCGCCTCAGCCTTGCTCGAGCTCGGCCTGCCCAAGGGGCAGGTGCCGGCGGCGCTCCTGTTGTTCAACCTGGGCGTCGAGCTCGGTCAGGTCAGCGTCGTGAGCGCTTTGCTGGTGTGCTTGTGCATCGTACCCCGCAGGGGTGTACGCCCGCTGGCGCTAACCCTGAGCTACGCCGCCGGCGCGCTCGCCCTGTTCTGGATGGTGCAGCGCGTGCGCGGCGTGTGA
- a CDS encoding acyl-CoA synthetase, with product MNVELGFWKVAAEKRNETGIVDPDGTKHSFGEAWDRTNQLVHGLRAQGLTNGDTLAVAAPNSHQVIETFMAAAQAGWRLTPVNWHLTASEIAYILKDSESKVFIASSRFGEAAKKAAAEAGLPADKCFYIGDPIEGFRNFDELWHGQPTTLPEDRSAGGPMTYTSGTTGHPKGVRRPVGQAAPELVATQQALFLSLFGMFPGSVGVHLVVAPLYHTAVLNFATNHLHLGHSVVLMDKWAPEDTLRVIQEHKVTNSHMVPTMFTRMLKLPEDVKARYDVSSLSHVIHSAAPCPIDIKQKMLDWWGDCIFEYYAASEGGGTLATPQDWRKKPGTVGAPWPISQIRVLNDEQQPLAPGEIGTVWIRMGDHKFEYHKDKAKTDKSWHEGFFTVGDAGYLDEDGYLFLCDRKADMIISGGVNIYPAEIEAVFVTHPKVQDVAIFGIPNEDWGEEVMAVIQPTPGNSAGAELESELREFAQDRVAKYKMPRRIEFIAEMPRDPNGKLYKRKLRDPHWEGHDRAI from the coding sequence ATGAACGTCGAGCTAGGTTTTTGGAAAGTTGCCGCGGAGAAGCGCAACGAGACGGGGATCGTGGATCCCGACGGCACGAAGCACAGCTTCGGCGAAGCCTGGGACCGCACGAATCAACTGGTCCACGGGTTGCGCGCTCAGGGCCTGACCAACGGCGACACGCTGGCGGTCGCGGCGCCCAACAGTCACCAGGTGATCGAGACGTTCATGGCGGCAGCGCAGGCCGGCTGGCGCCTCACCCCAGTGAACTGGCACCTCACGGCGAGCGAGATCGCCTATATCCTCAAGGATTCAGAGAGCAAGGTCTTCATCGCCTCGTCCCGCTTCGGCGAAGCCGCGAAGAAGGCCGCCGCAGAGGCTGGTCTGCCTGCAGACAAGTGCTTCTACATCGGTGATCCGATTGAAGGTTTCCGCAACTTCGACGAGCTGTGGCATGGCCAACCGACGACGCTCCCAGAAGATCGCAGCGCGGGCGGCCCGATGACCTACACCTCGGGAACCACTGGCCACCCGAAGGGCGTGCGCCGCCCCGTGGGCCAGGCGGCGCCCGAGCTCGTAGCCACGCAACAGGCGCTGTTTCTCAGTCTTTTTGGCATGTTTCCGGGCAGCGTTGGCGTGCACCTGGTCGTCGCGCCCCTCTATCACACCGCCGTGCTCAACTTCGCCACGAACCACCTGCACCTCGGTCACTCCGTGGTCCTGATGGACAAGTGGGCGCCCGAAGACACGCTGCGAGTCATCCAGGAGCACAAGGTCACGAACAGCCACATGGTGCCGACGATGTTCACGCGCATGCTGAAGCTGCCGGAGGACGTGAAGGCTCGCTACGACGTTTCGTCGCTCAGCCATGTGATTCACTCCGCAGCCCCCTGCCCCATCGACATCAAGCAAAAGATGCTCGACTGGTGGGGCGACTGCATCTTCGAGTACTACGCGGCGAGCGAAGGCGGCGGCACCTTGGCCACCCCGCAGGACTGGCGCAAGAAGCCAGGCACCGTGGGCGCGCCGTGGCCGATTTCGCAGATCCGTGTGCTCAACGACGAGCAACAGCCCCTCGCCCCTGGCGAAATTGGTACCGTGTGGATCCGCATGGGCGACCACAAGTTCGAGTACCACAAGGACAAAGCCAAGACCGACAAGTCCTGGCACGAAGGCTTCTTCACCGTGGGAGACGCCGGCTACCTGGATGAGGACGGCTACCTCTTTCTGTGTGACCGCAAGGCGGACATGATCATCAGCGGCGGCGTGAACATTTACCCGGCGGAAATTGAGGCGGTCTTCGTCACCCACCCCAAGGTGCAAGACGTCGCGATCTTCGGGATCCCCAACGAGGACTGGGGTGAGGAAGTGATGGCAGTCATCCAGCCCACGCCGGGCAACAGCGCGGGCGCCGAGCTCGAATCAGAGCTCAGGGAGTTTGCTCAAGATCGCGTCGCCAAGTACAAGATGCCGCGGCGCATCGAGTTCATCGCCGAGATGCCTCGCGATCCGAATGGCAAGCTCTACAAGCGCAAGCTGCGTGACCCCCACTGGGAGGGGCACGACCGCGCCATCTGA
- a CDS encoding ferredoxin--NADP reductase: protein MTTAAAAAEDAFRADSKAYHDLKVARVIRETADSCSVVVDIPAGLARQFAYLAGQFLTFKVEHAGRVLTRCYSLSSSPDTDKEHRVTVKRVSDGRVSNWFNDSVKTGDTLRVLPPAGRFTLRERETPLLLFAGGSGVTPVFSILKTALATTSRKLRLVYANRDSDSIIFKAELEALRATHPDRFELVHHLDAERGFLQATDVKAQVAGWLDADCYICGPSAFMDLVEHTLLAESVPREHVFVERFVSPSDPDEVSAKQASAKASADLAVPAQIRVRWDKKLHLVPYQAGQTLLQAAVAAGVDPPYSCEEGYCSSCQAKLTAGQVKMAVNDCLSDDEIADGCVLACQAYPLTEDIEIDWDA from the coding sequence ATGACAACGGCAGCAGCAGCAGCTGAAGACGCGTTCCGCGCGGATTCAAAAGCCTATCATGATCTGAAGGTGGCCCGGGTGATCCGGGAGACCGCCGACAGTTGCTCCGTAGTCGTCGATATCCCAGCAGGGCTGGCGCGCCAGTTTGCCTATCTGGCGGGCCAGTTTCTGACGTTCAAGGTGGAGCACGCCGGTCGCGTGCTGACGCGCTGCTACTCGTTGTCCAGCTCCCCGGACACCGACAAGGAGCACCGGGTCACGGTCAAGCGCGTGAGCGACGGCCGCGTGTCGAACTGGTTCAACGACTCGGTAAAGACCGGGGATACCTTGCGCGTGCTGCCTCCAGCCGGCCGCTTTACCCTGCGCGAGCGTGAGACACCGCTCTTGCTCTTCGCAGGCGGTAGCGGTGTGACGCCGGTGTTCTCGATCTTGAAGACCGCCCTGGCGACGACCTCGCGCAAGCTGCGCCTGGTCTACGCCAACCGAGACTCAGACAGCATCATCTTCAAGGCGGAGCTCGAAGCGCTCCGCGCCACTCATCCCGATCGCTTCGAGCTGGTTCACCACCTCGACGCCGAGCGCGGTTTTTTGCAAGCGACTGACGTGAAGGCACAAGTCGCGGGCTGGCTCGACGCCGATTGCTACATCTGTGGCCCGAGCGCGTTCATGGATCTCGTTGAGCACACGTTGCTGGCTGAGTCGGTTCCCCGTGAGCATGTCTTCGTGGAGCGCTTCGTCTCTCCCAGCGATCCAGATGAGGTCAGCGCCAAGCAAGCCAGCGCAAAGGCTTCTGCGGACCTCGCGGTGCCCGCTCAAATCCGCGTGCGCTGGGACAAGAAGCTTCATTTGGTGCCTTACCAAGCGGGGCAAACGCTGCTGCAAGCAGCCGTCGCGGCGGGGGTGGATCCACCGTACTCCTGTGAAGAGGGCTACTGCAGTTCCTGCCAGGCAAAGCTCACCGCAGGCCAAGTGAAGATGGCGGTGAACGACTGCCTGAGCGACGACGAGATCGCCGACGGCTGCGTGTTGGCGTGCCAAGCGTACCCGCTGACCGAAGACATCGAGATCGACTGGGACGCCTGA
- a CDS encoding TetR/AcrR family transcriptional regulator, with protein MSVTTDTPPRRLTRDERRARTREDLLQAAAAVFGRRGYHGASLDEVAEAAGYTKGAVYSNFGSKEELFLEVAERHVENIVTMLLGVFEDADPDRRLAVLFDHARNLASVDDFVLLDMEFRLYARRHPEAREKLQQRDNALMQGFGAALESHFNQVGVRPELNPEQIARAVWALADGLALQGATDPQAVQQGLPGLALRTMLKGIGLELPASAKAALPTAHATHASNTHDNGSSSS; from the coding sequence ATGTCCGTAACTACTGACACTCCCCCGCGTAGGCTGACCCGTGACGAGCGACGAGCCCGCACACGCGAAGACCTACTGCAAGCCGCAGCCGCGGTCTTTGGCCGGCGCGGTTACCACGGCGCATCCCTGGACGAAGTCGCCGAGGCCGCTGGTTACACCAAGGGCGCGGTGTACTCGAACTTCGGCAGCAAGGAGGAGTTGTTCCTCGAAGTCGCCGAGCGCCACGTGGAGAACATCGTCACCATGCTGCTCGGAGTCTTCGAGGATGCGGATCCCGACCGTCGCCTTGCGGTCCTGTTCGATCACGCGCGGAACCTCGCTAGCGTGGATGACTTCGTGCTGCTGGACATGGAGTTCCGGCTCTACGCGCGGCGTCACCCAGAGGCTCGGGAGAAGCTCCAGCAGCGGGACAATGCCTTGATGCAAGGCTTCGGAGCGGCCCTCGAGTCGCACTTCAACCAAGTCGGCGTACGGCCCGAGCTGAACCCCGAACAGATCGCGCGTGCGGTGTGGGCGCTGGCGGACGGTCTCGCGCTCCAAGGTGCCACGGACCCTCAGGCCGTGCAGCAAGGGCTTCCGGGTCTGGCGTTGCGCACCATGCTGAAGGGGATCGGGCTCGAGCTACCCGCAAGCGCCAAGGCGGCGCTCCCCACGGCGCACGCGACCCACGCTTCGAACACGCATGACAACGGCAGCAGCAGCAGCTGA
- a CDS encoding SCP2 sterol-binding domain-containing protein, which translates to MVDRIDNCQQYFDTIQDRFIADQAKGVEATYVYELSGNGGGTWTVSVKDQAVSVSEGSTDNASVTYTMKADDYVKLANGDLGGAKAVMTRKLKVSGSIPLARKMNNFLPPLKG; encoded by the coding sequence ATGGTCGACCGTATCGACAACTGTCAGCAGTACTTCGACACCATCCAGGATCGTTTCATCGCGGATCAAGCGAAGGGCGTTGAGGCGACCTACGTGTACGAGCTGAGCGGGAACGGCGGCGGGACCTGGACCGTTTCCGTGAAGGATCAAGCGGTGTCCGTTTCCGAGGGCAGCACGGACAACGCGAGCGTGACGTACACCATGAAGGCAGACGACTACGTCAAGCTCGCCAACGGCGATCTGGGCGGCGCGAAGGCCGTAATGACGCGCAAGCTCAAGGTCAGCGGCAGCATCCCGCTGGCCCGCAAGATGAACAACTTCCTGCCGCCGCTCAAGGGCTGA
- a CDS encoding acyl-CoA synthetase produces MEFNIADLYESLVDTFGERLALVSGERRLSYAELDQRATRLANFLASRGVKAGDHIGLHLYNGTEYVEGMLAAMKLRAVSINLNYRYVAHELRYLVENADLVAILSQREFAPIVVDAALGAEKLHTCVLLDDGSSGEVDARLEAFDYDQVLAEASAERAFEKRSGDDLFIIYTGGTTGMPKGVMWRQEDLFFAALQGGNPGGDPIETPEALAPSAAEGGVTMLPCAPFIHGAAQLTCWICLLSGGKLVIQPGKSFDAKRICELIPEEEVNTIMLVGDAMGRPITDELERASYDVSSMLAIASSGAVLSPVVRDKLQELVPDALVLNNFGASETGHQGSAVPGEDTGTDGRPSFFMDEANSVLDDDMKPVAPGSGVIGKLARSGHVPLGYYKDEAKTQERFVTIDGVRWVLPGDSATVEEDGRITVYGRGSNCINSGGEKIFPEEVEEALKSHPDVYDVLVVGVEDEKWMQRVAAVVAPREGKAPDLNALQEHARKFIAGYKVPRQLKLVSHVERFPSGKPDYKWAKAAAEDAPDEVQVR; encoded by the coding sequence ATGGAATTCAACATCGCAGATCTGTACGAGTCGCTGGTCGATACGTTCGGCGAGCGCCTCGCGTTGGTGTCCGGCGAGCGCCGCCTGAGCTACGCGGAGCTCGATCAGCGCGCGACCCGGCTGGCGAACTTCTTGGCGTCGCGAGGCGTGAAGGCTGGAGACCACATCGGTCTCCACCTCTACAACGGCACCGAGTACGTGGAGGGCATGCTCGCCGCGATGAAGCTCAGGGCCGTGAGCATCAACCTGAACTACCGCTACGTCGCCCATGAGCTGCGTTACCTGGTGGAAAATGCAGACCTGGTCGCGATCCTGAGTCAGCGGGAGTTCGCGCCAATCGTCGTGGACGCGGCGCTCGGCGCGGAAAAGTTGCACACCTGCGTACTGCTCGATGACGGCAGCAGCGGTGAGGTCGACGCGCGGCTCGAGGCCTTCGACTACGACCAAGTGCTCGCCGAAGCATCAGCGGAGCGCGCATTCGAAAAGCGTAGCGGAGACGACCTGTTCATCATCTACACCGGCGGCACCACCGGCATGCCGAAGGGCGTGATGTGGCGCCAGGAAGACTTGTTCTTCGCGGCCCTCCAGGGTGGCAACCCCGGAGGCGATCCGATCGAGACTCCAGAGGCGCTCGCACCTTCCGCGGCTGAGGGTGGGGTGACGATGTTGCCTTGCGCGCCGTTCATTCACGGCGCCGCGCAGCTGACTTGTTGGATCTGCCTGCTCTCTGGAGGAAAGCTCGTGATTCAACCCGGCAAGAGCTTCGACGCCAAGCGCATCTGCGAGCTGATCCCCGAGGAAGAGGTCAACACCATCATGCTGGTTGGCGACGCCATGGGCCGGCCCATCACCGACGAGCTCGAGCGGGCCTCCTATGACGTGAGTAGCATGCTCGCCATCGCGTCGTCCGGTGCGGTGCTGAGCCCGGTCGTGCGCGACAAGCTGCAAGAGCTCGTGCCTGACGCCCTGGTGCTCAACAACTTTGGAGCCAGCGAGACGGGGCACCAAGGTTCCGCTGTGCCCGGCGAAGACACCGGCACCGACGGTCGCCCATCGTTCTTCATGGACGAGGCGAACAGCGTGCTCGACGACGACATGAAACCTGTGGCTCCCGGCTCGGGAGTGATCGGGAAGCTGGCGCGCAGTGGTCACGTGCCCCTCGGCTACTACAAGGACGAGGCCAAGACCCAAGAGCGCTTCGTGACGATTGACGGCGTGCGCTGGGTGCTGCCGGGTGACTCGGCCACCGTCGAAGAAGACGGTCGCATCACGGTGTATGGCCGCGGCAGCAACTGCATCAACAGCGGTGGCGAGAAGATTTTCCCTGAGGAAGTTGAAGAGGCGCTGAAGTCCCACCCGGACGTCTACGACGTGCTCGTGGTCGGCGTGGAAGACGAGAAATGGATGCAGCGCGTAGCGGCGGTCGTGGCCCCCCGTGAGGGCAAGGCGCCCGATCTGAATGCGCTACAAGAGCACGCTCGCAAGTTCATCGCGGGCTACAAGGTGCCGCGGCAGCTCAAGCTCGTGAGTCACGTCGAGCGCTTCCCCAGTGGCAAGCCCGACTACAAATGGGCCAAGGCCGCAGCCGAGGACGCTCCAGACGAGGTCCAGGTTCGCTGA
- a CDS encoding PaaI family thioesterase has translation MKEPGTDWVAVPGVASSGGIQLLDELPHGFKVPGEPSDPAWRARRVLAAELRRLGDELMRSQGDAACFERATALVGEARALVEAAPSRSFFQAHQARDTSAHEEWADRSPVIGHGNPAAPPLSLEIEGDEVAGRGTYCELFQGGPGCVHGGHIAAGFDHVLGAAALRRGVVCMTGKLSVKYRKPVRLGVPVEYRARIKDVVGRATLVVGELRQLQGTGHLLAEAEGMFVELALDQMRDLLDRHPQAGEAPSSVPNPQTPK, from the coding sequence ATGAAGGAGCCCGGGACAGACTGGGTCGCCGTCCCTGGCGTTGCGTCGAGCGGTGGGATTCAGCTGCTCGATGAGCTGCCGCACGGATTCAAAGTTCCGGGCGAGCCGAGCGATCCAGCGTGGCGCGCGCGCCGCGTGTTGGCCGCTGAACTCCGGCGGCTCGGCGACGAGTTGATGCGCAGCCAGGGAGATGCCGCGTGCTTTGAGCGAGCCACGGCGCTGGTTGGTGAAGCCCGTGCGCTGGTCGAGGCAGCGCCTTCGAGGAGCTTCTTTCAGGCCCATCAGGCGCGCGATACGTCGGCCCACGAGGAATGGGCGGACCGGAGCCCTGTGATTGGTCACGGCAATCCTGCGGCGCCGCCCTTGTCCCTGGAGATCGAAGGCGATGAGGTCGCCGGTCGCGGGACGTACTGCGAGCTATTTCAAGGTGGCCCGGGCTGCGTTCATGGGGGCCACATCGCTGCGGGTTTCGATCACGTGCTCGGTGCCGCGGCGCTGCGGCGCGGCGTCGTGTGCATGACGGGCAAGCTGAGCGTCAAGTATCGCAAGCCGGTGCGCCTTGGGGTGCCCGTGGAGTATCGCGCGCGCATCAAGGACGTCGTCGGTCGCGCGACGCTGGTCGTCGGTGAACTCAGGCAGCTCCAAGGAACAGGGCATCTCCTCGCGGAAGCGGAGGGCATGTTCGTCGAGCTGGCGCTAGACCAGATGCGCGATCTGCTCGACCGGCACCCGCAGGCAGGCGAGGCGCCGAGCAGCGTGCCTAACCCCCAAACCCCGAAGTAG
- a CDS encoding cytochrome P450, translating to MHVRSVKESPGAVMKRPPGPRGHWLWGSTVDFQTGQLEFVDGLFEKYGHVARFSVAFHEWVQVSDPEAVHEILVKRPDLFLKPKVNKQIFKLFLGQGVLSADGDAWKRQHKMILPAFHKRRIDAYGEVMTRYTDQMIDAWKEGERVDFCHEMTEVTLGIVAKTLFDADVRGSQAETVREAMKVINQVLVEHIELPIPVPGWWPSRKNRKKMAAIGDIDRIVQRIIDERRRTGEDRGDLLSMLIQARDESGEGMGDKQVRDESMTLFFAGHETTAHALTWCWYLLGQHPEVVAKMQEEVERVCGDRKPTIDDNLMYIDQVFKEAMRVLPSVWTFMREPAEDVLIGDFLLPKGCYVFISPYVMHKNPEYFPEPDVFRPERFTKDFERSLPKAAYVPFSMGPRVCMGKNFALMEARLILATLIQRGVEPQIPADYTPIKNPRLSLNPKNGLPNIVRFKKPEASRTQANESHATP from the coding sequence ATGCACGTAAGAAGCGTCAAAGAGAGCCCCGGTGCGGTGATGAAGCGACCTCCGGGGCCGCGGGGGCACTGGCTCTGGGGCAGCACCGTGGACTTTCAAACGGGGCAACTCGAGTTCGTCGACGGCCTGTTCGAGAAGTACGGGCACGTCGCGCGCTTCTCGGTTGCGTTTCACGAGTGGGTGCAGGTGAGCGATCCCGAGGCGGTGCACGAGATCCTCGTGAAGCGTCCGGACCTGTTCCTGAAGCCCAAGGTGAACAAGCAGATCTTCAAGCTCTTTCTTGGGCAAGGCGTGCTGAGCGCGGACGGCGATGCGTGGAAGCGCCAGCACAAGATGATCCTGCCCGCGTTTCACAAGCGCCGTATCGACGCCTACGGTGAGGTGATGACGCGCTACACCGATCAGATGATTGACGCGTGGAAAGAAGGGGAGCGTGTCGACTTCTGTCATGAGATGACCGAGGTCACCTTGGGCATCGTCGCCAAGACGCTCTTCGACGCGGACGTCCGCGGGAGCCAGGCGGAGACCGTGCGTGAAGCGATGAAGGTGATCAACCAAGTTTTGGTTGAACACATCGAGCTGCCCATCCCGGTGCCCGGTTGGTGGCCTAGCCGCAAGAACCGCAAAAAAATGGCGGCCATCGGTGATATCGATCGCATCGTTCAGCGCATCATCGATGAGCGCCGTCGCACAGGAGAGGACCGCGGAGATCTGTTGAGCATGCTCATCCAGGCGCGGGATGAATCCGGCGAGGGTATGGGCGACAAGCAGGTGCGCGACGAGTCGATGACGCTCTTTTTCGCGGGCCACGAGACCACGGCCCACGCGCTCACCTGGTGTTGGTACCTCCTCGGGCAGCACCCCGAGGTGGTGGCCAAGATGCAGGAAGAGGTCGAGCGGGTCTGTGGAGACCGCAAGCCGACCATCGACGACAACCTGATGTACATCGATCAGGTGTTCAAAGAGGCGATGCGCGTCTTGCCATCGGTGTGGACGTTCATGCGTGAGCCCGCGGAGGACGTGCTGATCGGTGACTTCTTGCTACCCAAGGGCTGCTACGTGTTCATCAGCCCCTACGTCATGCACAAGAACCCGGAGTACTTTCCGGAGCCCGATGTTTTCCGCCCGGAACGCTTCACCAAGGACTTCGAGCGAAGTCTGCCGAAGGCAGCGTACGTGCCGTTCTCCATGGGTCCGCGGGTGTGCATGGGTAAGAACTTCGCCTTGATGGAAGCGCGGCTGATCCTCGCGACGCTGATCCAGCGTGGCGTCGAGCCGCAGATCCCCGCGGATTACACTCCGATCAAGAACCCGCGGCTCTCGCTCAACCCGAAGAACGGTCTACCGAACATCGTGCGCTTCAAGAAGCCGGAGGCTTCGCGAACGCAAGCCAACGAGAGCCACGCGACGCCCTGA